From a single Methylacidiphilum kamchatkense Kam1 genomic region:
- a CDS encoding nucleotide-binding protein yields MSMGSKGGTGKTTAMLLIADWLLLNGKRVQVIEADLENSGKAGGISHWFNDCLKLDIRSPRECDMVMEAAAENEYTIIDLPANSGAEIKQWWKEVITPEVLVELKVDVIAVGSITPYPGSTGGIFDWSAVLKDSCKYLIAKNMMHAKIQNFSDYYDSKAGQLFRKSFFPYEIKISTLLQEAMQQLVKTALRPSAAIEDKSIPLLLRQRIKNWYQSVFDQLEGLNIFRHFS; encoded by the coding sequence ATGTCAATGGGTTCGAAAGGTGGAACAGGTAAGACCACTGCAATGCTGCTTATTGCTGATTGGTTGTTACTCAATGGAAAACGTGTGCAAGTGATTGAAGCGGATCTTGAAAATTCAGGGAAAGCGGGAGGCATTAGCCACTGGTTTAACGATTGCCTGAAGCTTGATATCCGAAGCCCTAGAGAATGTGATATGGTGATGGAGGCAGCTGCAGAAAATGAATATACTATTATCGACTTGCCCGCTAATAGTGGGGCAGAAATTAAGCAATGGTGGAAAGAAGTAATCACTCCTGAAGTTCTTGTTGAACTCAAGGTGGACGTAATTGCAGTAGGTTCAATTACTCCATATCCGGGTTCAACAGGTGGCATTTTTGATTGGTCGGCTGTGCTTAAAGATAGTTGTAAGTATTTAATTGCTAAAAACATGATGCATGCAAAAATTCAAAATTTTAGTGATTATTATGACTCTAAAGCGGGACAGTTATTTAGAAAAAGCTTCTTTCCGTATGAAATTAAAATCTCTACGCTTTTGCAGGAAGCGATGCAGCAATTGGTAAAAACCGCTTTAAGGCCTTCTGCTGCAATAGAGGATAAATCAATCCCTCTTCTATTAAGACAAAGGATTAAAAACTGGTATCAATCAGTATTTGATCAATTGGAAGGTTTGAATATTTTCCGACATTTTTCTTGA
- a CDS encoding mechanosensitive ion channel family protein yields MFSFDFSLLYPLGQFGFVALATILFYLLSRPIRHLIEKKLTIDSFQRHLSYLKVFLQSLWLPLWIAILFTVSIVVAIFATIYVEERFSITISFIGLFWGLSFVWYFAFWWFLFRLAKTNLEIVKQRFSNREQFRNILATRLARMLYIVIPVIGISGVFEIYPFRSEIRVILNKIVEILLIFLLAYFFFESVAIGGEFIIHRWKKAENDFTKRKVYTQVKVIERILYFLIILFAVSSILMLFPEVRHIGTSMLASAGVIGIVVGFAAQHIFSNIFAGIQLAITQPIRLGDIVVVQGYWGTIEEITLTYVVVHVWDHRRLVLPISYFTSNFFENWTRHSSEIMGTVYIYVDYSIPVDSLRKQLQEILSSCPLWDQKVATIQVTQATDKAMEVRILLSAENSSKLWDLRCLVREKMIAYLQQTFPQSLPKYRLDYVNHWNPQESMGSCETTEKKK; encoded by the coding sequence ATGTTCAGTTTTGATTTTTCCCTACTGTATCCGTTGGGGCAGTTTGGCTTTGTCGCATTGGCAACAATTCTTTTCTATTTACTAAGTAGGCCAATACGGCATTTGATAGAAAAAAAACTGACAATCGATTCCTTTCAAAGACACCTTAGTTATCTTAAAGTCTTTCTTCAAAGTTTATGGCTTCCTCTTTGGATAGCTATTCTTTTTACGGTCTCCATTGTGGTGGCGATTTTCGCAACCATCTACGTAGAAGAACGCTTTTCAATCACAATTTCTTTTATTGGCCTTTTCTGGGGATTGTCTTTCGTTTGGTATTTTGCTTTCTGGTGGTTTTTGTTTCGTCTGGCTAAAACCAATCTGGAAATCGTCAAACAGAGGTTTAGCAATAGAGAACAATTTAGAAATATCTTGGCGACTCGACTTGCTCGCATGCTCTACATTGTGATTCCTGTTATTGGCATATCAGGGGTCTTTGAAATCTATCCTTTTCGTTCAGAAATTAGAGTAATCTTAAACAAGATCGTTGAAATTTTACTCATTTTTCTTTTAGCTTACTTTTTTTTTGAGTCAGTGGCTATTGGTGGGGAATTTATTATTCATAGGTGGAAAAAAGCAGAAAATGATTTTACAAAGAGAAAAGTTTATACCCAGGTCAAAGTTATTGAAAGAATTCTGTATTTTTTAATCATTCTCTTTGCCGTTTCTTCCATTTTGATGTTATTCCCAGAAGTCAGGCATATAGGGACAAGTATGCTGGCTTCAGCCGGTGTTATAGGTATTGTCGTTGGATTTGCTGCCCAACACATTTTTTCGAACATTTTTGCAGGCATTCAATTAGCGATCACCCAACCGATTAGGCTTGGGGACATTGTCGTAGTCCAGGGATATTGGGGAACCATTGAAGAAATTACTCTTACTTATGTCGTAGTCCATGTATGGGATCATCGTAGGCTCGTCCTTCCCATCAGCTACTTTACTTCGAATTTCTTCGAGAATTGGACTCGGCATTCATCAGAAATCATGGGCACAGTGTATATTTATGTGGATTATTCCATTCCCGTCGATTCGTTACGAAAACAACTCCAAGAAATTCTTTCTTCCTGTCCTCTATGGGATCAAAAAGTCGCGACTATCCAAGTCACTCAGGCAACGGACAAAGCCATGGAAGTGCGGATTCTTTTGAGCGCCGAAAATTCTTCAAAACTTTGGGATCTCCGTTGCTTGGTTCGAGAAAAAATGATCGCCTATCTACAACAAACTTTTCCTCAAAGCTTGCCCAAATACCGACTTGATTATGTCAACCACTGGAATCCTCAAGAGTCTATGGGAAGCTGTGAAACAACAGAGAAAAAGAAGTAA
- a CDS encoding aromatic ring-hydroxylating oxygenase subunit alpha: MDPPLHTPNNSLSIEAYYSSMAAYWNPVCPSTLLVENPLGIELLGKRIVLARLNGKVVAFDDLCRHLGAALSLGRIEESRFLRCPYHGWLYNEEGRCIEIPSRRGAPIPKAACVHRYPAKEFLEMIWVCLMPTAKYELPHFTEFEDSSFYQLDNGKWKECLWKASPQRIILGQLDDTHFAWVHPTTIGHPAQTASPDHKVIKEKGYILSTFSVSQRKKAPSSGFSTSLTAKEEELSTVHYTVSAGPNWVHLRKDNGKGEIWALIQLLSPIAYNKSLMFWKIARNYDKDPTHDPIYEKIQLQIMEEDKRVIESQRPWLLPPISSSLSLYLRPSDLPLIEYHKWMEEEKVPPF, encoded by the coding sequence ATGGATCCGCCTTTGCATACTCCCAATAATTCCCTTTCTATAGAAGCCTATTATTCTTCGATGGCCGCTTATTGGAATCCTGTCTGTCCTTCTACTTTATTAGTTGAAAATCCGTTGGGAATCGAATTGTTAGGGAAACGTATTGTGCTAGCTCGACTAAATGGAAAAGTTGTTGCCTTCGATGACTTATGTCGTCATTTGGGGGCAGCACTTTCTCTAGGAAGAATAGAAGAGAGTCGATTCTTAAGGTGTCCCTATCATGGCTGGTTGTATAATGAGGAAGGTCGCTGTATAGAGATTCCCTCTAGACGAGGCGCACCAATTCCGAAGGCTGCTTGCGTCCATAGATATCCAGCCAAAGAATTTCTAGAAATGATCTGGGTCTGTCTTATGCCCACGGCTAAATATGAGCTGCCACATTTTACTGAGTTCGAAGATAGCTCATTTTACCAGCTCGATAACGGCAAATGGAAAGAATGTCTTTGGAAAGCTAGTCCACAGCGCATTATTTTAGGCCAACTTGATGATACCCATTTTGCATGGGTTCATCCTACTACCATTGGCCATCCAGCACAAACGGCGTCTCCTGATCACAAGGTGATAAAGGAAAAGGGGTATATCCTCTCCACTTTTAGCGTTTCTCAAAGAAAAAAAGCTCCATCTTCAGGATTCAGCACATCTTTGACTGCAAAAGAAGAGGAATTAAGCACTGTTCATTATACAGTTTCTGCTGGGCCTAATTGGGTTCACTTACGCAAAGATAACGGGAAAGGAGAAATTTGGGCTTTAATCCAACTCCTATCTCCCATCGCCTATAATAAAAGCCTTATGTTTTGGAAAATCGCTCGCAATTACGATAAGGATCCTACACATGATCCTATCTACGAAAAAATTCAATTACAAATCATGGAAGAAGACAAACGCGTCATTGAAAGCCAAAGGCCTTGGCTTCTACCTCCTATTTCTTCCAGCTTGTCTCTTTATCTTCGACCCAGTGATCTCCCTCTCATTGAATATCATAAATGGATGGAAGAAGAAAAAGTGCCTCCATTTTAA
- a CDS encoding class I SAM-dependent methyltransferase, whose protein sequence is MSTYSIYHSVIRKIEQRIDLSSKKKLLDIGSGKGELIRLVKEKWDLSTFACDYTDKWMEVKNQKVEVVDLNTDPLPYSDNSFDIITCTEVVEHLNNYRKLLQEMYRVLKPQGLVVISTPNLLNLKSRMRFFSFGFWNLFGPLPFDHVQREDTDGHINPVHFFYLVHGLHEAGFSKIEISVDKYQRSSMIALSFFYLPIKFFGAISFFKEQAKYRTIQKENLPYVTLVNSLDLMLGRTVIATGRKLYER, encoded by the coding sequence ATGAGTACCTATTCAATATACCATTCTGTAATTAGGAAAATAGAGCAGAGGATAGATCTCTCTTCAAAGAAAAAGCTTTTGGATATTGGGAGTGGCAAAGGAGAGTTAATACGATTGGTCAAAGAAAAATGGGATTTGTCGACATTTGCTTGTGATTACACGGATAAATGGATGGAAGTAAAAAATCAAAAAGTCGAGGTCGTAGATCTCAATACAGATCCCTTACCTTATTCTGATAATTCTTTTGATATCATCACTTGTACAGAGGTGGTGGAACATCTCAACAATTACCGGAAACTTCTCCAAGAAATGTACAGAGTATTAAAGCCACAAGGATTAGTAGTGATTTCTACACCAAATTTATTGAATCTCAAATCACGGATGCGTTTTTTTTCATTTGGTTTTTGGAATCTCTTTGGCCCTTTGCCATTCGATCATGTCCAAAGGGAAGATACCGATGGGCATATAAACCCGGTCCACTTTTTCTATCTTGTTCATGGCCTCCATGAAGCTGGGTTTTCCAAGATAGAAATTTCCGTAGATAAATACCAAAGGTCATCGATGATTGCTCTTTCCTTCTTTTATCTACCGATTAAATTCTTTGGAGCTATTTCTTTTTTTAAAGAACAAGCTAAATACCGGACTATTCAAAAAGAGAACCTCCCCTATGTCACTCTTGTCAATTCTCTCGACTTAATGCTTGGGCGAACGGTTATTGCTACGGGTAGGAAGCTTTATGAGAGATAA
- a CDS encoding Slp family lipoprotein — protein sequence MYKIIKVFFLLIFSSIVCFLSGCAPFTNVKMERLKRQPSFINLTARPKRYKGKEVFLGGTVAAFKKSGKKTYLEIIELPLDDSGKPAVDLPSEGRFIAEVSQEIDPTLFSVGTVVTLTGIVEGAAQGIIPEEGSLFPLIRTKRISPWKEPMTYGKNSTNWYDQPEGNLHAWGWGPGAYWW from the coding sequence TTGTATAAAATTATAAAAGTCTTTTTCTTACTTATTTTTAGCAGCATTGTCTGTTTCCTTTCAGGCTGCGCGCCTTTTACAAATGTCAAAATGGAACGTTTGAAAAGGCAGCCTTCTTTTATAAATCTCACTGCTCGACCTAAAAGATATAAAGGCAAAGAAGTTTTCCTTGGAGGAACGGTGGCAGCCTTTAAGAAAAGTGGCAAAAAAACCTACTTAGAGATTATAGAACTTCCATTGGATGATAGCGGCAAACCAGCAGTCGATTTGCCATCAGAAGGTAGATTTATAGCCGAAGTTTCTCAAGAAATCGATCCTACTTTATTTTCTGTTGGAACAGTAGTTACTTTAACCGGTATTGTAGAAGGTGCTGCTCAGGGAATCATCCCTGAAGAAGGATCCTTGTTTCCTCTTATTCGCACAAAACGGATCTCTCCCTGGAAAGAACCGATGACTTATGGAAAAAATTCCACTAACTGGTATGATCAGCCAGAAGGCAATCTACATGCGTGGGGTTGGGGACCGGGAGCATACTGGTGGTAA
- a CDS encoding class I SAM-dependent methyltransferase — MQKTLLQLYLEHKEKVAHKWSSYLKFYDTIFSNYKQLPINILEIGIQNGGSLEIWPKYFENAIRIVGCDINPNCKNLHFSDPRIRVVIGDSTEEMTKNRILEEASPYHLVIDDGSHKTSDIIKNFALYFPQLAPNGLYLIEDLHCSYWQEFEGGLFYPYASIGFFKKLIDIINYQHWKVKIARNVLLKGFEKLYGIRFENEILGQIHKIEFVNSLCVITKANEHENELGEPVVAGIEATVIPEVKALGGVVSFPDQKENFWSNEPNEELIEEKLAQKLVEKEKEIERIKNSLSWKITKPIRLFQKLFDNSMREDQ; from the coding sequence ATGCAAAAGACTCTTCTCCAGCTCTATTTGGAACACAAGGAGAAAGTAGCTCATAAATGGAGTTCTTATCTTAAATTTTACGATACCATTTTTTCTAACTATAAGCAGTTGCCAATCAACATATTGGAAATTGGAATACAAAATGGAGGTTCGCTTGAAATTTGGCCTAAATATTTTGAAAATGCGATCAGAATTGTAGGTTGCGATATCAACCCTAATTGCAAAAACTTACACTTTTCCGATCCCCGAATCCGGGTTGTCATTGGTGATTCTACCGAAGAAATGACAAAAAATAGAATTCTCGAGGAAGCTTCCCCTTATCATCTCGTCATTGATGATGGATCTCATAAAACTTCTGATATCATTAAGAATTTTGCACTGTATTTTCCACAGCTTGCACCCAATGGGCTTTATTTAATTGAAGACTTGCATTGTAGCTACTGGCAAGAATTTGAAGGGGGTCTATTTTATCCTTACGCCTCTATTGGGTTTTTTAAGAAGCTTATCGATATTATCAATTATCAACACTGGAAAGTCAAAATAGCCAGAAATGTATTGCTGAAAGGATTCGAAAAGCTCTATGGCATTCGATTTGAAAATGAGATACTCGGTCAAATTCATAAGATCGAATTTGTCAATTCTCTTTGCGTCATAACCAAAGCTAATGAACATGAAAATGAACTTGGAGAACCCGTTGTTGCTGGAATTGAAGCTACAGTTATTCCTGAAGTGAAGGCTTTGGGTGGGGTGGTCTCTTTTCCAGACCAAAAAGAAAATTTTTGGTCCAATGAACCTAATGAAGAACTCATAGAAGAAAAATTGGCACAAAAGCTAGTGGAAAAAGAAAAAGAAATCGAAAGAATCAAAAATTCATTGAGTTGGAAAATAACAAAGCCTATTCGTTTGTTTCAAAAGCTTTTCGACAACTCGATGAGAGAAGATCAATAA
- a CDS encoding efflux RND transporter permease subunit: MWLVKLSLKKPYTIGVMAILIFFLGFFTIKTTPTDIFPEINIPVVVVTWQYLGLVPTDMTNYITTFSDYQIANYVDGVKRIDSNVYFGFSVSKIYFQPYVDISMAVAEITAVLQPIIKRMPPGTTPPLIFRFNASSVPVLQIAVSSSSLSESALYDYTIWQLRRDLLSVKGTMFPPPWGGKVRWMTVDLDTNQLIARGVSAQDALDALVGQVLNYPSGDVKIGDRDYFVTLNNVPKNLFEINDFPIKRVYDPNVAYVRKNINDRIIYFRDVGTVHDGGVPQVNLVRLNGVHGILMTTLKTMGASTIQIVDQIKSLLPEIRKANPDKRIQELFDQSVFVRAAIKGVVFEASSAALLTGLMILLFLRSPRSTFVVLTSIPLCIFTALFLLKLFGYTLNLMTLGGLALSVGILVDDATVAVENIHRNKELGKPPLQSIMDGSQQIALPAFVATLSISIVFTSVIFLEGPPRFLFIPMALAVVLSLLFSYVLSRSLVTTMILLLESKPDEGRKTDQFFSFFYKIQSSFYNNFERARAAYSKALRAVLTNRKKFYFGVSFFIISSLLTFPFIGRDFFPTVDAGIMRLHVYTPTGTRLEKTEEYFSRIEATIKKIIPPTELETIVDNIGIPIYFMATLAMSDSMNQGSFDGEIMINLKEKHRPTAFYVKKLRKTLRKEFPDCVFFFQPADMVNQVLNFGTPAPIDVQVIGTDEKLTAEFAVKSLSAIRKIPGIADAHIHQRFDYPTLHLEVDKVRAIEMGLFQVHIANNVLNQLSSSYMVRPTYWPDPKTTINYPLLTFSPQLKFNSINDLLNIPLTSITTPFLVGSSPSVESTQTLLGNVLNPELLANVVSLTHTLEPAMISHSTMKPVFDILCNVQDRDLGSVAAAIEKKLEPLRKKLPPLYRINVSGQVTSMNSAFQQLGFGIVFAIILVYLLMVINFQSWREPFIILTGLPIAACGVLWMLFLTRTTFNVPSLMGILMAIGVTSSNSILLITFANQRLREGLGPLEASIEAGTIRFRPILMTATAMIIGMLPMSLGLTEGGEQYMPLGRAVIGGLLIGTLGTLFFVPSMFTTIRQGKK; this comes from the coding sequence ATGTGGCTTGTAAAACTATCCCTAAAGAAGCCTTATACCATTGGGGTCATGGCCATTCTTATTTTTTTCCTTGGTTTTTTTACGATAAAAACGACCCCTACCGATATATTCCCTGAAATTAATATTCCTGTTGTTGTAGTCACTTGGCAATATCTGGGACTAGTTCCTACCGATATGACTAATTATATCACTACATTCAGCGACTATCAGATCGCCAATTACGTTGATGGGGTCAAACGTATCGATTCTAATGTTTATTTTGGTTTTTCTGTCAGCAAAATTTACTTTCAGCCCTATGTCGATATCTCCATGGCGGTAGCAGAAATTACGGCGGTCCTACAGCCCATTATTAAAAGAATGCCGCCTGGTACGACTCCACCTCTTATCTTTCGGTTTAATGCTTCATCGGTTCCCGTGCTTCAAATTGCCGTCTCTAGTTCTTCTCTTTCCGAATCAGCTCTGTATGATTATACTATTTGGCAGCTTCGCAGGGATCTGTTATCTGTAAAAGGAACGATGTTTCCTCCTCCATGGGGAGGTAAGGTCAGATGGATGACAGTGGATTTAGATACCAATCAGCTTATTGCTAGAGGTGTCTCCGCTCAAGATGCTTTAGATGCCTTGGTTGGACAAGTTCTTAATTATCCTTCCGGGGATGTAAAAATAGGGGATAGGGACTATTTTGTCACATTAAATAATGTCCCCAAAAACCTTTTTGAAATAAATGATTTCCCAATCAAGCGCGTCTATGATCCCAATGTTGCCTATGTTCGGAAAAATATTAACGATCGAATTATTTATTTTCGAGATGTTGGGACAGTTCATGATGGAGGAGTGCCTCAAGTTAACCTCGTCAGATTAAATGGTGTTCATGGGATCCTCATGACCACACTCAAAACCATGGGAGCTTCGACTATCCAAATAGTCGATCAAATAAAATCTCTTCTACCGGAAATCCGTAAAGCTAATCCTGACAAAAGAATTCAAGAACTATTCGACCAATCTGTATTTGTGCGTGCTGCTATAAAAGGAGTGGTCTTTGAAGCATCCTCAGCCGCTCTACTCACAGGTCTTATGATATTGCTTTTCCTACGCAGTCCCCGGAGTACTTTTGTGGTTTTAACTTCGATTCCACTCTGTATTTTTACTGCTTTGTTCTTGCTCAAACTCTTTGGCTACACTCTAAACTTAATGACGCTTGGGGGATTGGCTTTATCTGTGGGCATACTCGTAGACGATGCCACAGTCGCTGTCGAAAATATTCATAGAAACAAAGAATTGGGGAAGCCTCCATTACAATCGATCATGGACGGCTCCCAACAAATAGCTCTTCCTGCATTTGTAGCCACGTTGTCTATCTCTATCGTATTTACCTCAGTAATCTTTTTGGAAGGTCCTCCTCGATTCCTTTTCATTCCAATGGCCTTAGCAGTAGTTCTTTCCCTTCTTTTTTCCTATGTCCTTTCACGTTCTCTTGTCACAACCATGATACTTTTGCTAGAATCCAAGCCTGATGAAGGAAGGAAAACCGATCAATTTTTTTCCTTTTTTTATAAAATACAAAGTTCTTTCTATAACAACTTTGAAAGGGCCCGAGCTGCCTATTCAAAAGCCCTTAGAGCCGTCTTAACGAATAGAAAGAAATTTTATTTTGGGGTTTCCTTTTTCATTATTTCAAGCTTGCTAACCTTCCCCTTTATTGGCCGAGATTTCTTTCCCACAGTTGATGCAGGAATCATGCGGCTCCATGTCTACACTCCAACAGGAACCCGTCTTGAAAAGACTGAAGAATACTTCTCAAGGATAGAAGCAACAATAAAAAAAATCATCCCTCCGACTGAATTGGAAACGATCGTCGATAATATAGGAATACCAATCTATTTTATGGCGACTCTAGCCATGTCTGATTCGATGAATCAGGGCTCTTTCGATGGGGAAATCATGATCAATCTAAAAGAAAAACACCGACCTACAGCATTCTATGTGAAGAAACTCAGGAAAACGCTAAGAAAAGAATTTCCAGATTGTGTTTTCTTTTTCCAGCCTGCAGATATGGTCAATCAAGTGCTCAATTTTGGAACACCTGCTCCAATTGATGTTCAAGTTATTGGAACCGATGAGAAGCTTACTGCTGAATTTGCCGTCAAATCTCTTTCAGCCATTAGAAAAATTCCAGGCATTGCTGATGCTCACATTCACCAACGGTTCGATTACCCGACTCTTCATCTTGAAGTGGATAAAGTAAGGGCTATAGAAATGGGTTTGTTTCAAGTCCATATCGCTAACAACGTTCTTAACCAATTATCAAGTAGTTATATGGTTAGGCCTACTTACTGGCCGGATCCCAAAACAACCATAAATTATCCCCTCTTAACTTTTAGTCCACAATTAAAATTTAACTCTATCAATGACTTGTTAAACATCCCACTTACTTCCATTACAACGCCGTTTTTGGTTGGTAGCTCACCTTCAGTCGAATCAACACAAACACTTCTTGGCAATGTTTTGAATCCCGAACTCTTGGCAAACGTTGTTAGCCTAACCCACACACTAGAACCTGCAATGATAAGCCACTCCACAATGAAACCAGTCTTTGACATCTTATGCAATGTCCAAGACAGGGATTTAGGCTCTGTAGCTGCCGCCATTGAAAAAAAACTTGAACCATTAAGAAAAAAACTGCCCCCACTCTATCGGATCAATGTTAGTGGACAAGTTACTAGCATGAATAGTGCCTTTCAGCAATTGGGATTTGGGATAGTTTTTGCTATCATTCTAGTCTATCTTTTGATGGTGATCAATTTTCAGTCATGGCGAGAACCCTTCATAATCCTAACAGGATTACCCATTGCTGCCTGTGGGGTTTTATGGATGCTTTTCCTTACTCGCACAACATTTAATGTTCCTTCTCTTATGGGCATTTTAATGGCTATAGGAGTTACAAGTTCCAACAGCATTCTTTTAATTACTTTCGCAAATCAAAGGCTCAGGGAAGGATTAGGTCCTCTTGAAGCATCGATTGAAGCCGGAACCATTCGATTTAGACCCATATTGATGACCGCTACAGCCATGATTATTGGCATGCTGCCTATGTCCCTGGGATTGACTGAAGGTGGGGAACAATACATGCCGTTAGGCAGGGCCGTGATTGGTGGACTGCTGATAGGAACATTGGGAACTCTCTTTTTTGTTCCTTCCATGTTTACAACTATCCGGCAAGGGAAAAAATAA
- a CDS encoding class I SAM-dependent methyltransferase, with amino-acid sequence MDNPLSTNPMLPKPRAREEIHQAVISLIGKLNLAKGSKVLDVPMGPGALSVILFQNGYQVFGVDIDLAQSESVQSYVIRKKADLNNSIPFEDEFFDLVVSLEGIEHLENPFQFIREISRVLRQGGYFILSTPNICNLEERLNYLLRGSFYRFISPNEFKEKGSGFDHQNLMTWVEMKQILEWNGLKPLFLEKDKIKWRQILFLWPLGLLIWLYGRLQPATRRKKYCMDDNESFPVMFGGSSLISVSKKLFMNEI; translated from the coding sequence ATGGATAATCCGCTGTCTACTAATCCGATGCTTCCAAAGCCAAGAGCGAGGGAAGAAATTCATCAAGCGGTCATTTCGTTGATTGGAAAATTGAATCTGGCGAAAGGGTCGAAAGTACTCGATGTGCCAATGGGACCAGGAGCCTTAAGTGTTATTTTATTTCAGAATGGATATCAGGTTTTTGGAGTGGATATCGATTTAGCACAATCTGAATCGGTCCAATCCTATGTTATCCGTAAAAAGGCTGATTTGAACAATTCGATTCCTTTTGAAGATGAATTTTTCGATCTGGTCGTTTCTTTAGAGGGAATCGAGCACCTTGAAAATCCATTTCAGTTTATTCGTGAAATTTCACGGGTGCTTCGTCAGGGAGGCTATTTCATTCTTTCCACTCCCAATATTTGCAATCTTGAAGAAAGACTTAATTACCTCCTCCGTGGAAGTTTTTATCGGTTCATTTCGCCAAATGAATTCAAAGAAAAAGGGAGTGGTTTTGACCACCAAAATCTTATGACTTGGGTCGAAATGAAACAGATTCTTGAATGGAATGGGTTAAAACCGCTTTTTCTGGAAAAAGACAAGATCAAATGGAGGCAGATCCTTTTTCTTTGGCCTTTAGGACTCCTTATTTGGCTTTATGGCAGACTGCAACCAGCAACTAGAAGAAAGAAGTATTGCATGGACGATAATGAGTCATTCCCAGTTATGTTTGGAGGGAGCAGCTTGATTAGTGTTTCTAAAAAACTCTTTATGAATGAAATATGA
- a CDS encoding efflux RND transporter periplasmic adaptor subunit — protein sequence MIQRILNWFELQSALHESQLIYVQVVQPEKTKPFISLTLPGTTQGFYETPIWARVNGYIKKWYVDIGDKVKTGQLLCEIDAPEVDKEVEHARAKAEIARISYERWKNLAKSRAVSAQEYDEQRTGYEAALAELDKLLQWQSFEKVTAPFDGVITARNIDIGTLVAGQNEAVQGAHKQLYRIAQIDVLRIYIAVPQTYSFSINEGMTAEVIVPEQAGKIYLGKVVRTSYGLETASRTLLTEVDVENPEMKLLPGLYVIVSIKVPSVAPWTIPVNSLFIKDGQHYVTVIDENNICRLKKVEVGNNDGYKAEILKGVDPKDRIVLNPPDEAKIEGTKVVVVRSK from the coding sequence TTGATTCAAAGAATTTTAAACTGGTTTGAACTCCAATCGGCTCTACATGAATCCCAACTCATCTATGTGCAGGTAGTTCAGCCTGAAAAAACTAAACCTTTTATATCGTTGACATTACCTGGCACAACTCAAGGATTTTATGAAACTCCGATTTGGGCAAGAGTCAACGGGTACATTAAAAAATGGTATGTAGATATCGGAGATAAAGTCAAAACTGGACAGCTTCTTTGTGAAATCGATGCTCCTGAAGTAGATAAGGAGGTGGAACATGCTCGAGCTAAAGCCGAAATCGCCAGAATTAGTTATGAAAGATGGAAAAACCTTGCGAAAAGCAGAGCTGTATCCGCTCAAGAATATGACGAACAGAGAACTGGATATGAAGCAGCCCTTGCAGAGCTGGACAAGCTTTTGCAATGGCAGAGTTTTGAAAAAGTTACCGCTCCTTTTGATGGAGTAATCACCGCAAGGAACATCGATATTGGAACGCTTGTTGCTGGACAAAATGAGGCAGTTCAAGGCGCCCATAAACAGCTCTATCGAATTGCTCAAATCGACGTTTTAAGGATATATATTGCTGTTCCCCAAACCTACTCTTTTTCTATAAATGAAGGGATGACGGCAGAAGTTATTGTTCCAGAACAAGCAGGAAAAATCTATCTAGGAAAAGTTGTTAGAACCTCTTATGGCCTAGAAACAGCTTCACGCACCCTTCTGACAGAAGTCGATGTGGAAAACCCAGAGATGAAATTACTTCCTGGGCTCTATGTAATTGTTTCGATAAAAGTCCCAAGCGTTGCCCCTTGGACCATCCCGGTTAATTCTCTATTTATTAAGGATGGCCAACACTATGTGACAGTCATAGACGAAAATAACATCTGTCGTTTGAAAAAAGTCGAAGTCGGGAATAACGATGGTTATAAAGCTGAAATTTTAAAAGGAGTCGATCCCAAAGATCGAATCGTTTTAAATCCACCTGATGAAGCAAAAATCGAGGGCACAAAGGTTGTTGTAGTTCGCTCAAAATAA